In one window of Frigoriglobus tundricola DNA:
- a CDS encoding serine/threonine-protein kinase — MQLESADDLLQALRTSGLFPPEQFEGFVRELVPAGTDAATLLKHLVRTERVTRYQLKKLIHGKTADLLVGPYVVSDKLGEGGMGKVFRARLGGTGDTVALKVVRAALVANPTVRGRYAREVQASSALDHPNIVRVLGAGEADGKFYMAMEFVDGIDLARMMRDYGLLEVAEACEYARQAALGLQHAHDRGFVHRDIKPSNIVVAGERFLPQATEPSVVKILDLGLARAIDPDDMVAPDLTRDHSVVGTPDYMAPEQAKNSKGVDPRADLYSLGCALYFLLTGRVPFLGKSAIEKILAHQSEMPPPLQALRPDVPDGVAQLVVRLMAKRPDDRPQTAAELVAALEPYARYPDGAPPVPIGPARQDVPPDATPPSASHPEEPTAGRSTLPPGLTSSVGSVFPLESPNDDAPAKAHPVAPSDRTPRPNEVRQHSKPIVRSSRSLTRRKPPTRGTPRFVWLAVLVALMGFVFVAFLIWAVAR, encoded by the coding sequence ATGCAACTCGAATCCGCGGACGACCTGCTCCAGGCTCTTCGGACGAGTGGGCTGTTCCCCCCGGAACAGTTCGAAGGGTTCGTTCGCGAACTGGTCCCGGCCGGAACCGACGCGGCCACCCTTCTGAAGCACCTGGTCCGAACCGAACGCGTCACGCGCTACCAGCTCAAGAAGCTGATCCACGGCAAAACGGCGGACCTGCTCGTCGGCCCGTACGTCGTTTCGGACAAGCTCGGCGAGGGGGGCATGGGTAAGGTGTTCCGCGCCCGGCTGGGCGGAACCGGGGACACCGTCGCGCTCAAAGTGGTGCGCGCGGCGCTGGTCGCGAACCCGACCGTGCGCGGCCGGTACGCCCGCGAGGTGCAGGCCAGCAGCGCCCTGGACCACCCGAACATCGTTCGCGTCCTCGGTGCCGGGGAGGCCGACGGCAAGTTCTACATGGCGATGGAGTTCGTGGACGGCATCGACCTGGCCCGCATGATGCGCGACTACGGGCTGCTGGAGGTGGCGGAGGCGTGCGAGTACGCCCGGCAGGCGGCCCTCGGGCTGCAACACGCCCACGACCGCGGGTTCGTTCACCGCGACATCAAACCCAGCAACATCGTCGTGGCCGGCGAGCGCTTCCTGCCGCAGGCGACCGAGCCGTCGGTGGTCAAGATCCTCGACCTGGGGCTGGCCCGCGCGATCGACCCGGACGATATGGTTGCTCCCGACCTGACCCGCGACCACTCGGTCGTCGGCACGCCCGACTACATGGCCCCCGAACAGGCGAAGAATTCGAAGGGGGTCGATCCGCGGGCCGATCTGTACAGCCTCGGGTGCGCCCTTTACTTCCTCCTGACGGGCCGGGTGCCGTTCTTGGGCAAAAGCGCGATCGAGAAGATCCTGGCGCACCAGTCCGAGATGCCGCCCCCGCTCCAGGCGCTGCGCCCCGACGTGCCGGACGGGGTCGCACAGCTCGTGGTCCGGTTGATGGCAAAGCGGCCGGACGACCGGCCCCAGACCGCGGCGGAACTGGTTGCGGCGCTGGAGCCCTATGCCCGGTACCCGGACGGCGCGCCACCGGTGCCCATCGGCCCGGCCCGTCAGGACGTTCCGCCGGACGCGACGCCGCCGAGTGCCTCGCACCCCGAAGAGCCGACGGCCGGGCGGAGCACACTTCCGCCCGGACTCACTTCGTCGGTCGGCTCGGTCTTCCCGTTAGAGTCGCCGAATGACGACGCGCCGGCCAAGGCCCACCCGGTCGCGCCTTCCGACCGGACCCCGCGCCCGAACGAGGTCCGGCAACACTCCAAGCCGATCGTGCGCTCGTCCCGGTCTCTCACGAGACGCAAGCCACCGACTCGCGGCACCCCTCGGTTCGTCTGGCTCGCCGTTCTTGTCGCGCTGATGGGGTTCGTCTTCGTGGCGTTTCTCATTTGGGCCGTCGCACGGTAG
- a CDS encoding DUF6797 domain-containing protein, giving the protein MLHSPYDSDSRCRMLPSLLIFVLSAPPSELPVAPPPRPAGLGLLPGADPSLADWTPRPALGYHEPWERMTDKDWTDARFRLMDTGPFLDCTMRYPLGTGQETVYKATVVKLGAKGDAGAVFDRCTMRLAAAWTGGFLNHSDRRFGLLNTPTPKGERVFAAPGGPGWADPDGKGDRKGARPTAPLPNEWTKYRGLYLNGSQTILQYTVGKAAVLERISVEEIAGVRAVVRTLLVAPRDKPETLAVGSLGQPADAEVRLKDVQIIDVSRAKNGFTILAAKADPRQAHLHHAGGGVVRLTFAASKVPIVARVVYADSDEIDHPAFRAALQGLPAPEDLTQLTKGGAKRWGEPIVTRLERGGADGPFAVDTVTIPYKNRFNALFFCTGLDFLPDGRIAVCTCHGDVWLVSVNEKEGTCSWQRYATGLYHPLGLKVVDGKVIVLERGQLTRLHDLNSDGEADFYECVNNDWHTGGGEHSYDTCLETDPHGNFYFFKTGDTDTPTGGCLMRVSKDGTRSEIFSTGFRHPIGLGMSPGGVLTGADQEGNWMPATRIDEYKKGGFYGDMRAHHRPAPPATFDPPLCWLPREVDNSAGGQVWVPQDATAWGALAGRPLHFSYGRCKAFVLLRQHCEHPKGANGEPLPDMSQGGVVPLGVSFLSGVCRGRFHDGDLYACGLNGWQTAAQADGCLQRVRPTGKPFDLPTATEVRGNTIRFTFSRPLDPKAAARSENYRAAWWNYRWSGDYGSKRWKVSDPKVEGQDDVPVRSVKLSADGRTLDVTFDALKPVMQMTVGYNVKAADGKPVVGAVYLTIHTLNP; this is encoded by the coding sequence ATGCTGCACTCCCCCTACGATTCTGACTCCCGGTGCCGGATGCTCCCGTCGCTTCTCATCTTTGTGCTTTCCGCTCCGCCGAGCGAGCTCCCCGTCGCTCCCCCTCCACGGCCCGCCGGTTTGGGGCTCCTCCCCGGCGCCGACCCCTCGCTCGCGGACTGGACCCCGCGCCCCGCACTCGGCTACCACGAACCGTGGGAGCGGATGACCGACAAGGACTGGACGGACGCCCGGTTCCGACTCATGGACACCGGGCCGTTCCTGGACTGCACGATGCGCTACCCGCTCGGCACGGGTCAGGAGACGGTCTACAAGGCGACGGTCGTGAAGCTGGGAGCAAAGGGCGACGCGGGGGCCGTTTTCGACCGCTGCACGATGCGCCTTGCGGCGGCCTGGACCGGCGGCTTCCTCAACCACAGCGACCGCCGGTTCGGGTTGCTCAACACCCCCACCCCGAAGGGCGAGAGGGTGTTTGCCGCGCCCGGCGGGCCGGGCTGGGCCGACCCCGACGGGAAAGGGGACCGTAAGGGCGCGCGCCCGACCGCACCGCTCCCGAACGAGTGGACGAAGTACCGAGGACTGTATCTCAACGGGTCGCAGACAATCCTCCAGTACACCGTTGGAAAGGCGGCGGTTCTGGAAAGGATCTCTGTTGAAGAAATCGCGGGGGTCCGGGCCGTCGTCCGGACCCTCCTCGTGGCCCCACGAGACAAGCCGGAAACGCTCGCGGTCGGGAGCCTCGGCCAGCCGGCCGACGCGGAAGTTCGTCTCAAGGACGTGCAGATCATCGACGTGAGTCGGGCGAAGAACGGCTTCACCATTCTCGCGGCGAAAGCGGACCCGCGACAGGCGCACTTGCACCACGCCGGGGGCGGGGTCGTTCGGCTCACGTTCGCGGCGTCCAAAGTGCCGATCGTGGCCCGCGTCGTCTACGCCGACAGTGACGAGATCGACCACCCCGCGTTCCGCGCCGCGTTACAAGGCCTACCGGCACCGGAAGACCTGACCCAGCTCACGAAAGGCGGCGCGAAGCGGTGGGGCGAACCGATCGTCACCCGACTCGAACGCGGCGGCGCCGACGGACCGTTCGCTGTGGACACCGTCACGATTCCCTACAAGAACCGCTTCAACGCGCTGTTCTTCTGCACCGGGCTGGACTTCTTGCCCGACGGCCGCATCGCGGTCTGCACCTGCCACGGCGACGTGTGGCTCGTGTCGGTCAACGAGAAGGAGGGAACGTGCTCGTGGCAGCGCTACGCGACCGGCCTGTACCACCCGCTCGGGCTCAAAGTGGTGGACGGAAAGGTGATCGTCCTCGAGCGCGGCCAACTGACCCGCCTCCACGACCTCAACAGCGACGGCGAGGCCGACTTCTACGAGTGCGTGAACAACGACTGGCACACCGGCGGCGGCGAACACAGCTACGACACGTGTCTCGAAACCGACCCGCACGGCAACTTCTACTTCTTCAAGACCGGCGACACCGACACACCCACCGGCGGCTGCCTGATGCGCGTGAGCAAGGACGGTACGAGGTCCGAAATCTTCAGTACGGGCTTCCGGCACCCGATCGGGCTGGGCATGTCGCCCGGCGGCGTCCTCACCGGCGCGGACCAGGAGGGGAACTGGATGCCCGCGACGCGCATCGACGAGTACAAGAAGGGCGGCTTCTACGGCGACATGCGGGCGCACCACCGTCCCGCCCCGCCGGCCACCTTCGACCCGCCCCTGTGCTGGCTGCCCCGCGAGGTGGACAACTCCGCGGGCGGGCAAGTGTGGGTTCCCCAAGACGCGACCGCGTGGGGCGCACTGGCCGGGCGCCCGCTGCACTTCTCGTACGGCCGGTGCAAAGCGTTCGTCTTGCTCCGACAGCATTGTGAGCACCCAAAAGGCGCGAACGGCGAACCCCTCCCCGACATGTCGCAGGGCGGCGTCGTGCCGCTCGGCGTGTCGTTCCTGTCCGGCGTGTGCCGCGGTCGGTTCCATGACGGCGACCTGTACGCGTGCGGCCTGAACGGCTGGCAAACCGCGGCGCAGGCGGACGGCTGCCTCCAGCGCGTTCGCCCCACGGGTAAGCCGTTCGACCTCCCGACCGCAACGGAGGTGCGGGGAAACACGATCCGGTTCACCTTCAGCCGACCGCTCGACCCAAAGGCGGCGGCGCGATCCGAGAACTACCGTGCGGCCTGGTGGAACTACCGCTGGAGCGGGGACTACGGCTCGAAGCGGTGGAAGGTGTCCGACCCAAAAGTGGAAGGGCAGGACGACGTGCCGGTGCGGTCCGTGAAGCTCTCCGCCGACGGCCGCACGCTGGACGTGACCTTCGACGCCCTCAAACCGGTGATGCAGATGACGGTGGGCTATAACGTCAAGGCCGCGGACGGGAAGCCGGTCGTCGGTGCCGTGTACCTGACGATCCACACCCTGAATCCATGA
- a CDS encoding CRTAC1 family protein: MKPSWGRRSRWALLALGALALGVVSFVVPACGRVERPVDGPSPDAPQWFEDTTAASGLDFVHDAGPTGTFFMPQSMGCGAACIDFDGDGLLDVYLINFGGPGSPSVNRLFRQVSPGQFRDVTDGSGLGVAGHFQGAAVGDVNNDGKPDLVLTGFGTLKLFLNLGGGRFRDATTESGLASLSWGASAAFLDYDRDGWLDLVVVNYLDYDRKVECRSPEGVLDFCGPNSFRGTPSKLFHNLRAPATDPSNPVAKFEDVSLASGIGKVSGPGLGVTAADFDGDGWPDIFVSNDGQPNRLWMNQKDGTFVDEALSRGVAVTAMGKSFAGMGVAVGDVDNDGLLDIYVTHLGSETNNLWRQGPRGQFRDRTTEAGLAAPAWRATGFGTLMADFTNKGSVDIAVVNGKVFRGGPAKGTTLGFWETYAEKNQLFVNDGTGKFRDASAANPAFCDYWNVARGLVCADFDGDGAPDLLVTATGDRARLFKNVAPNRGNWLTVRAFDPKRIRDAYGAEVRVRAGGKEYVRVVNPAESYLSSGSPLAHFGLGGATAVEWVRVTWPDGEKVQTETFAGGAANRSVVLKRGEGQSP; this comes from the coding sequence ATGAAGCCGTCGTGGGGCCGCCGGTCGCGGTGGGCGTTACTGGCGCTCGGTGCGCTCGCCCTGGGGGTTGTCTCGTTTGTGGTGCCCGCGTGCGGGCGCGTCGAGCGTCCGGTCGACGGCCCATCACCTGACGCGCCCCAGTGGTTCGAAGACACGACCGCGGCCTCCGGCCTCGATTTCGTCCACGACGCCGGCCCCACGGGTACGTTCTTCATGCCCCAGTCGATGGGCTGCGGCGCCGCCTGTATCGACTTCGATGGCGACGGGCTCCTCGACGTCTACCTCATCAACTTCGGGGGGCCGGGCTCCCCCTCGGTCAATCGCCTCTTCCGCCAGGTGTCGCCGGGGCAGTTCCGCGACGTCACCGATGGCTCCGGCCTCGGCGTGGCGGGGCACTTCCAGGGCGCCGCGGTCGGGGACGTGAACAACGACGGCAAGCCGGACCTCGTGCTCACCGGTTTCGGCACCCTCAAGCTGTTCCTCAACCTCGGCGGCGGAAGGTTCCGTGACGCGACGACCGAGTCCGGTCTGGCGAGTCTCTCCTGGGGGGCTTCGGCCGCGTTCCTCGACTACGACCGGGACGGCTGGCTCGACCTTGTCGTGGTCAATTACCTCGACTACGACCGCAAGGTCGAGTGCCGGTCCCCGGAGGGGGTCCTCGATTTCTGTGGGCCGAATTCGTTCCGCGGGACGCCGAGCAAGTTGTTTCACAACCTGCGGGCGCCGGCGACCGATCCGAGCAATCCGGTTGCGAAGTTCGAAGACGTGAGCCTCGCGTCCGGGATCGGGAAGGTGAGCGGTCCCGGGCTCGGGGTGACGGCCGCCGATTTCGACGGCGACGGCTGGCCGGACATCTTCGTCAGTAACGACGGGCAGCCGAACCGGCTGTGGATGAACCAGAAGGACGGCACGTTTGTGGACGAGGCCCTCTCGCGCGGCGTGGCCGTCACGGCGATGGGCAAGTCGTTCGCCGGGATGGGCGTCGCGGTGGGCGATGTGGACAACGACGGCCTCCTCGACATCTACGTCACGCACCTCGGCAGCGAGACGAACAACCTGTGGCGCCAGGGGCCGCGCGGGCAGTTCCGCGACCGCACCACCGAGGCCGGGCTCGCCGCGCCGGCCTGGCGGGCGACCGGCTTCGGCACCCTCATGGCCGACTTCACGAACAAGGGGTCGGTGGACATCGCGGTGGTGAACGGCAAGGTGTTCCGCGGCGGCCCGGCGAAGGGCACCACGTTGGGCTTCTGGGAAACCTACGCCGAGAAGAACCAGCTCTTCGTCAACGACGGCACCGGCAAGTTCCGCGACGCCAGCGCGGCCAACCCGGCGTTCTGCGACTACTGGAACGTGGCCCGCGGGCTGGTGTGTGCCGACTTCGACGGGGACGGCGCGCCGGACCTGCTGGTCACCGCGACCGGCGACCGGGCGCGGCTCTTCAAGAACGTTGCCCCGAACCGCGGGAACTGGCTGACGGTCCGGGCCTTCGACCCGAAGCGCATCCGCGACGCGTACGGGGCCGAGGTGCGGGTCCGCGCCGGCGGTAAGGAGTACGTGCGCGTCGTCAACCCGGCGGAAAGCTACTTGAGTAGCGGGTCGCCGCTCGCCCACTTTGGACTCGGCGGTGCGACGGCCGTCGAATGGGTGCGGGTCACCTGGCCCGACGGCGAAAAAGTGCAGACCGAGACGTTCGCCGGCGGCGCCGCGAACCGGTCCGTGGTGTTGAAGCGCGGCGAGGGCCAGTCCCCATGA
- a CDS encoding tetratricopeptide repeat protein, whose protein sequence is MKANLPPRPEPVPEPNAPTHSRRALAGPGRRRLWAAFVLAALAIGAGVWWSHREPPPPEPPLPATITETEVREAVERARANVVADPRSGAAWGDYGSVLLAHLFDHEAQQCFEEAARLAPNDPRWPYARGQIALKRDPANALVLLTAAADAARTDPKFRTAFTLALAEALLEGGEVDRAADLFDREAATRSDRATYGLGLVAVARGDDATAAQRFAAVRWNPSCRKQAHAQLARLARARGDVTAAKQYEAEANAVEGDPPWPDPYLDHVVGLQVGYRGLQRRTTILERDGQFQAAAELYLEQARHERTSKALTGAGINLGRLGRRDMRHYDEAIALLREAVQLGPSDTNAHFTLSLVAFSRAERLWVADPRSAEAAGGFREAIEEARKATELKPDHARAFLHWGLALKNLGDPKAAIEPLRKGLVIRPEEFELHLGLGQALAACGDRAGAGASFHVAQKLDPNDPRPAQELAKLK, encoded by the coding sequence ATGAAAGCGAACCTGCCGCCGCGGCCTGAACCGGTTCCAGAGCCGAACGCGCCGACCCACAGCCGGCGCGCACTCGCGGGTCCGGGTCGGCGCCGTTTGTGGGCCGCGTTCGTTCTCGCCGCCCTCGCGATCGGTGCGGGGGTGTGGTGGTCGCACCGGGAACCGCCCCCGCCCGAACCGCCGCTTCCCGCTACCATTACAGAAACCGAAGTGCGCGAGGCGGTCGAGCGCGCCCGCGCGAACGTGGTCGCGGACCCGCGCTCCGGGGCGGCGTGGGGTGATTACGGGAGCGTGCTCTTGGCCCACCTCTTCGACCACGAGGCCCAACAGTGCTTCGAGGAGGCGGCGCGGCTCGCCCCGAACGACCCCCGCTGGCCCTACGCCCGCGGTCAGATCGCGTTGAAGCGCGACCCGGCGAATGCCCTGGTGCTCCTCACCGCAGCCGCCGACGCCGCGCGCACGGACCCGAAGTTCCGCACGGCGTTTACGCTGGCCCTGGCCGAAGCGCTGTTGGAGGGCGGGGAGGTCGATCGCGCCGCGGACCTGTTCGACCGCGAGGCCGCGACGCGGAGCGATCGCGCCACCTACGGGCTGGGACTGGTCGCCGTGGCGCGCGGTGACGACGCGACCGCGGCCCAGCGGTTCGCCGCGGTGCGGTGGAACCCCTCGTGTCGCAAGCAGGCCCACGCACAGCTCGCGCGCCTCGCCCGCGCGCGGGGCGACGTCACGGCGGCCAAGCAGTACGAAGCCGAGGCGAATGCGGTCGAGGGCGATCCGCCCTGGCCCGATCCGTACCTCGACCACGTCGTGGGTCTGCAAGTGGGTTACCGGGGGCTCCAGCGGCGGACCACCATTCTGGAACGGGACGGTCAGTTCCAGGCCGCGGCGGAACTGTACCTGGAACAGGCGCGCCACGAGCGGACCAGCAAGGCCCTCACGGGCGCGGGGATCAATCTGGGCCGCCTGGGGCGCCGCGACATGCGGCACTACGACGAGGCCATCGCCCTTCTGCGCGAGGCCGTCCAGCTCGGGCCCAGTGACACGAACGCGCACTTCACGCTGTCGCTCGTCGCGTTCTCAAGAGCCGAACGGCTGTGGGTCGCGGACCCGAGATCGGCCGAGGCGGCGGGCGGGTTTCGGGAGGCGATCGAGGAGGCGCGGAAGGCGACCGAACTCAAGCCCGACCACGCCCGCGCGTTCCTGCACTGGGGGCTGGCTCTCAAGAACCTCGGTGACCCGAAGGCGGCGATCGAACCGCTCCGTAAGGGGCTCGTGATCCGTCCCGAAGAGTTCGAACTGCACCTGGGGCTGGGCCAGGCGCTCGCGGCGTGCGGCGACCGGGCGGGGGCCGGGGCGAGCTTCCACGTCGCCCAAAAGCTCGACCCGAACGACCCGCGCCCCGCTCAGGAACTCGCGAAGCTGAAGTGA
- a CDS encoding DUF1559 family PulG-like putative transporter: protein MAIIAILIGLLLPAVQKVREAAARMSCQNNLKQLGLGLHNYHDSNQYFPSESGSADPAPYNWVLAILPTIEQGNQYTTIVTNGGGQSVAQPVKIFLCPSRRSSSSGAVIDYAAAFSYSLNIGAVTNYVSNPGNRAILNTSKTTLTTVTGGAGTSSTLLLAHKVMRPANYVGGGNNDTGYATPPYSADHMRYVDNGASGSNAGLGYVQDGPNVDENHMGGPHSGGSPVLFADGSVRQYQYGYTDSSGMNDDAVFQSLWSYNRSYLVTPP from the coding sequence ATCGCGATCATCGCGATTCTGATCGGGCTCTTACTGCCCGCCGTTCAGAAGGTCCGCGAAGCCGCCGCCCGCATGTCGTGTCAGAACAACCTCAAGCAGCTCGGCCTGGGGCTGCACAACTACCACGACAGCAACCAGTACTTCCCGTCGGAGAGCGGCTCGGCCGATCCGGCCCCGTACAACTGGGTGCTGGCCATCCTGCCGACCATCGAGCAGGGCAACCAGTACACGACGATTGTAACGAACGGCGGCGGTCAGTCCGTGGCCCAACCGGTTAAGATCTTCCTTTGCCCGAGCCGCCGCTCGAGCAGTTCGGGAGCCGTGATCGATTACGCCGCCGCGTTCAGTTACAGCCTCAATATTGGTGCGGTCACGAATTATGTCAGTAACCCCGGGAACAGGGCGATTCTGAACACCTCGAAAACGACGCTGACCACCGTGACCGGCGGTGCGGGCACGTCGAGTACGCTCCTCCTGGCTCACAAGGTGATGAGGCCGGCGAACTACGTCGGCGGGGGCAATAACGATACCGGGTACGCCACCCCCCCGTATTCGGCCGATCACATGCGCTACGTTGACAACGGCGCGAGTGGGTCGAATGCGGGATTGGGATACGTACAAGACGGTCCGAACGTGGACGAGAACCACATGGGCGGGCCGCACTCGGGCGGCTCTCCGGTTCTGTTCGCGGACGGGTCGGTGCGCCAGTACCAGTACGGGTACACCGACTCCTCGGGCATGAACGACGACGCCGTATTCCAATCGCTGTGGTCGTATAACCGCTCGTATCTCGTGACCCCTCCGTAA
- a CDS encoding DUF1559 family PulG-like putative transporter: protein MFSPSSRSRRGFTLIELLVVIAIIAILIGLLLPAVQKVREAAARMSSTNNLKQIGLAAHNYHDTNGRMPLNGNATTTDTTSSNYNPPPNGWCWAYVTLPFIEQGNVYGTGTGQPANVGIKTYLCPGRNHTPYSTDGGNGSSGNTINNNGPHTDYAVNWNTFQNSVQNGPFKLTMTVITAGNGTSNTIYVGEKSMDPNNYGNTASNNWDEVIYSGGYGGTGRGGTLILRDTPGDNYGNDWGSPFAGGCPFVMCDGSVRMINYSLSGSNAFNSAMYYNNGTVFSLDP, encoded by the coding sequence GTGTTCTCTCCCTCTTCCCGCTCGCGGCGTGGGTTCACGCTGATCGAGTTGCTCGTTGTCATCGCGATTATTGCCATCCTCATCGGTTTGCTACTCCCGGCAGTTCAAAAAGTGCGCGAGGCGGCCGCTCGCATGAGCAGCACGAACAACCTCAAGCAGATCGGTCTCGCGGCCCACAACTACCACGACACCAACGGCCGGATGCCGCTCAACGGCAACGCCACCACCACCGACACCACAAGTTCCAACTACAACCCCCCGCCCAACGGCTGGTGCTGGGCGTACGTGACCCTCCCCTTCATCGAGCAAGGGAACGTCTATGGCACCGGCACCGGTCAGCCGGCGAACGTGGGGATCAAGACCTACCTGTGCCCGGGCCGGAACCACACACCGTATTCGACCGACGGGGGCAACGGGAGCAGCGGCAACACGATCAACAACAACGGGCCCCACACGGACTACGCCGTCAACTGGAACACGTTCCAGAATTCCGTTCAAAACGGTCCGTTCAAGCTCACCATGACCGTGATCACGGCCGGGAACGGTACCAGCAACACGATCTACGTCGGTGAGAAGTCGATGGACCCCAACAACTACGGTAACACGGCGAGCAACAACTGGGACGAGGTGATCTACTCGGGCGGCTACGGTGGGACGGGCCGCGGTGGCACGTTGATCCTGAGGGACACCCCGGGCGACAACTACGGTAACGACTGGGGCTCGCCGTTCGCCGGCGGGTGCCCGTTCGTGATGTGCGACGGGAGCGTCCGCATGATCAACTACTCGCTCAGCGGCAGCAACGCCTTCAACAGCGCGATGTACTACAACAACGGGACCGTGTTCAGCCTGGACCCGTAA
- the tnpC gene encoding IS66 family transposase translates to MAEPACPGCRDLLQRVAELEAQVAELTRRLDEAVRAGKRQAAPFRKGPPKPDPKTPGRKSGDAHGKHGRRPPPPHDQVAECHEAHLPDSCPHCRGRLVETGTAEQFQTEIPRTPLLRKFRVHIGHCESCGKRTQGRHPLQTSDALGAAASQIGPDAQAAAAVLHTQMGLSHGKVASVFRTLFGITLTRGASAQIDLRTASRLEPDYQLILDEVRSSEQIAADETGWRIGGHPAWLHAWVGDRATAYGIDSQRSAAVLERVIGADWSGILSHDGFASYDRFEAAIHQQCLAHVLRRARELLERATRGAVRFPRQVIALLTEAIHWRNGYVPGTWTDDQLDAHRGQFDDRLLELVTRPRAVPEYATLARHLWNHFEQWFAFVFDPRIEPTNWKAEQAIRPAVVNRKVWGGNRTVTGARAQGVLMSVFETCRRQTLSVVDHVSRTLRWFGNRLLPRPLLLG, encoded by the coding sequence ATGGCCGAACCCGCGTGTCCTGGCTGTCGGGATCTCCTCCAGCGTGTCGCCGAACTCGAAGCCCAGGTCGCCGAGTTGACCCGGCGGCTCGACGAGGCAGTGCGCGCCGGCAAGCGACAGGCCGCCCCGTTCCGCAAGGGTCCGCCCAAGCCCGACCCGAAGACACCCGGTCGCAAGTCGGGCGACGCCCACGGCAAGCACGGGCGCCGCCCGCCCCCGCCTCACGATCAGGTTGCGGAGTGCCACGAGGCGCACCTCCCCGACTCCTGTCCGCACTGCCGGGGCCGGCTGGTCGAGACCGGCACGGCGGAGCAGTTCCAGACCGAGATCCCACGCACCCCGCTGCTCCGCAAGTTCCGCGTCCACATCGGTCACTGCGAGTCGTGCGGGAAGCGGACCCAGGGCCGGCATCCGCTCCAGACGTCCGACGCCCTTGGCGCGGCTGCCAGCCAGATCGGCCCTGACGCCCAGGCCGCGGCCGCGGTCCTGCACACCCAGATGGGCCTGTCGCACGGCAAGGTCGCGTCGGTGTTCCGGACCCTGTTCGGCATCACCCTGACCCGCGGGGCCAGCGCCCAGATCGACCTCCGCACAGCGTCGCGACTGGAACCCGACTACCAACTGATCCTCGACGAGGTGCGGTCGTCCGAGCAGATCGCGGCCGACGAGACGGGGTGGCGGATCGGAGGGCATCCCGCCTGGCTCCATGCGTGGGTCGGTGACCGGGCCACCGCCTACGGTATCGACTCCCAACGCAGTGCCGCCGTCCTGGAGCGGGTGATCGGGGCGGACTGGTCCGGCATCCTGAGCCACGACGGGTTCGCCTCGTACGACCGGTTCGAGGCGGCGATCCACCAGCAGTGCCTGGCCCACGTGCTCCGCCGCGCGCGGGAGTTGCTGGAGCGCGCCACCCGCGGGGCCGTGCGGTTCCCACGGCAGGTGATTGCGCTGCTCACCGAGGCGATCCACTGGCGGAACGGGTATGTGCCGGGGACGTGGACCGACGACCAACTCGACGCGCACCGGGGGCAGTTCGACGACCGCCTGCTGGAGTTGGTGACGCGACCGCGGGCGGTGCCGGAGTACGCGACCCTGGCGAGGCACCTGTGGAACCACTTCGAGCAGTGGTTCGCGTTCGTGTTCGACCCGCGGATCGAGCCGACGAACTGGAAGGCCGAGCAGGCGATCCGCCCGGCGGTGGTAAATCGGAAGGTGTGGGGCGGCAACCGGACCGTCACGGGCGCGCGAGCGCAGGGCGTGTTGATGTCCGTGTTCGAGACGTGCCGCCGCCAGACGCTCTCGGTCGTGGATCACGTCAGCCGGACGTTGCGCTGGTTCGGTAACCGGCTCCTGCCGCGCCCGCTGCTGTTAGGGTGA
- a CDS encoding IS1595 family transposase: MRGKKGVRHPNPDDPPRRRANKRRGHGNFANDRPPVVGVVSRDTGAIVLEVVERTDQETLIAFVTEHTDDGATVYTDEWSGYARLSAEGRGHATVNHTPGQREWARDDDGDGIREVHDNTLEGLWAALRTFLRPFRGISKHYLHQYVAVFQWAYNKVGVAGMVRTLLGLPLSTPTAS, encoded by the coding sequence ATGCGGGGGAAAAAAGGGGTCCGGCACCCGAACCCGGACGACCCGCCCCGACGCCGGGCCAACAAGCGGCGCGGGCACGGGAACTTCGCCAACGACCGCCCGCCGGTGGTCGGGGTGGTGAGCCGGGACACCGGGGCCATCGTCCTGGAGGTCGTCGAACGAACGGACCAGGAGACCCTGATCGCGTTCGTGACCGAACATACCGATGATGGCGCGACCGTATACACGGATGAGTGGTCGGGGTACGCACGGCTGTCCGCGGAGGGCCGCGGGCATGCCACGGTGAACCACACCCCGGGCCAACGGGAGTGGGCTCGGGATGACGACGGGGACGGGATCCGCGAGGTCCACGATAACACGCTCGAGGGCCTGTGGGCGGCCCTCCGCACGTTCCTGCGACCGTTCCGCGGGATCAGCAAGCACTACCTCCACCAGTACGTTGCCGTCTTCCAATGGGCATACAACAAGGTCGGCGTTGCGGGCATGGTCCGCACACTACTGGGCCTGCCCCTGTCCACCCCGACGGCCTCATGA